GAAACGTTTTCAAAGCTGTCAGGTTCGATCCATTGATAACTAAATTATTAGGCAGATATGAGCAATTCAAAGTCTTCAAATTACTCAAACCATTCAGGTTTAAAGTTGCGATATGATTTTCCCCGCAACTTAATTCAGTTAAAAGAGTTGTATTACTCAAATCTAAATTTGTAATTTGATTGTAAAAGCAATTCAGCTTCGTAAGTTTAGACAAATCACTAACATCCAGACTGGTAAGAAGATTATAATTACACTCTAGACTATCCAGGTTTGTCAAGCCATTTAAGTTAAGGCTAGCCAAATTGTTATAACTGCAAAGCAAGGATTTAAGACTTGTTAATCCGCTTAGATTAAGATTAGCGAGTTTGTTCGTTTCACAAAGCAATAAATCAAGTTTAGTTAAACCCGTAAGATCAATGCTTGTCAGTTGATTGTTGCTGCAGTACAATGTTTTAAGCTCATTTGCACCATTTACGTTAAGACTTATTAATTTATTATTACTGCAAAATAAGATTTTAAGATTGTTTAAACCACTTACATTCAGACTTGTCAGTTGGTTTTGATCTAAAAAAAGGTTCACAAGATTGGTTAATGTACTTACATTGAATGTAGACAGATAATTTGAAGTACAATTCAACTGAGTCAGATTGGTTAATGCAGTAACATCAAGGTTTAAAAGGATGTTGCTGGAACAATCTAAATTTTTAAGGTTTGTAAAACTGGAAATTCCGGTTAAATTAAGGATTCCTGAATTCGAAACTTTCAGTTGATATACCGCAAGGGCTTCACTACTGTCAATTTCACCATTGTCATCAGTATCGATTTTAATTGAAATTCCTGCCGAATTCAATGCTATAGAATTCGTGGTATTTGCTTCCAGCAATTTGGCTTTGAAATTTGCATCGGGGACATTAACATTTTGTGCCTTTACTATCGTGGTCAGTAACAGCACAAACAAAAGTATTTTTCTTTGCATAATTAAAAGGTTGTTTTGGATTAGTTTATAGTTTGGAGATATATCTTATAAGGATTTGATTAGTTCCTGCAGTTTTTCTTTTTTGCTTTGGGCGATTGGAATATTACTGTTATCCGCCATGATCACATAACCCCCATCTGATTTTATATAAGATTTCAAATACGAAAGATTAATTAAATGTGATTGGTGTATGCGTTCAAAACCATGTTCTGTAAGCAGTTCTTCATATTCTTTTAATGTTTTTGAAATCAGCACCGGTTTGTGATTTTTTATAAAAAACTCAGTATAATTGGCTTTAGCCTCACAACGAATAATATCAGCTACTTCAAACAGATGAATACCGTCACTGGTGGATAAAGCGATTCGCTTAAAATTATCTACTTTTTTCCGAATGTTTTCGAGCAGCAAATCGATGTTTTCAAAGGAGTTCTTTTTACCGGCTGCTTCTTTTATTTTTACTATGGTATCCTGCAATTCTTCAGGATCAACGGGTTTCAGAATAAAATCAAGAGCACTGAATTTAAACGCTTTCAAAGCATATTGCTCATGGGCCGTAATAAAAACAACATGAGCTTTTAGTTTTCCGTTTACTTTTGAAAGATTTTCCAAAATATCAAAACCGGTCCCGTCAGTGAGGTGAATATCCAAAAAAATAACCTGCGGACGCAACTTTTCAATGGCCGCTATTCCTGTTTTGACACTTTCGGCTTCACCAATAATAAAAATATCATTGGTATAACGCTCTAAAAGTGCTTTTAAACCGGTTCTTAAATGTTTGTCATCGTCTATAAGTAATGCTGTTATCATTGGCTTTTTATTATGATATATATTGAACAGGCAAATACAATATTGCTTTTGTACCTGTTTGGTTTTTTGAATTTAGTTCGAGTATTTCAATCCTTGCCGATTTAGATGTAATAGATTCCATGATCTTAAGGCGTTTTTTTGTGATGTTTAACGCCATCGACTGATGTGCTGTAACCGAATTTTCCTTTAAGAGTTTGGATTCTGATAGTCCAATTCCGTCATCGGTAATGGTGCAGATCAGCTGTTCATTTTGTACATCAAAATCAACATTTATTTTTCCTTTTCCTTGTTTAGGAACCAAACCGTGAAGAATCGCATTTTCTACAAAAGGCTGAATCAGCAAAGGAGGCAGCCCTACGTTAAATTCGACATTTTCGGTTGAATTGATTTCGAATTCAAATTTATTCTCAAAACGAAGCTGTTCCAGTTCCAGATAATTCTGAAGGCTTTCAATTTCTTTATCAATCGGAATAAGAGAGCCTTTAGAATATTCGAGCGTCAGACGCATGAGCTTTGAAAATTTCGACAAATATTTTAGCGCCGAATCGGTTCCGTTTTGTACAATAAAACTTGAAATTGAACTCAGGCAGTTGAATACAAAATGAGGGTTCATTTGCAGATGCAGAGCCTTTTGTTCGTATTCCGCTAATTCTTTTTTAAGTGTGAGCTGGCGTTTTACCTGCATCCGGTTATAAATTACGCAGCCTAAAACAATGAGTAAAATCCCTCCCAAAACAGAGAATACAATCAACTGAAATTCTCTTTTGTGCTTTTCAGAAAGTAAGGCCTCTTTTTTCTTATACTCATAATTCATTTCGGCCATTGCAAACTTTTTGCTTGTTTCCTGATTGATGATACTGTCACGGGCAATAATTGATTTTTTGTAGTGAGTTAAAGCAGCTTCAGGTTCTTTTAAGGATTCATATAATTCACTTAACAACTCTTCCGTATGATAGGTTTGATCCAGTACACCAATTTCCCGGGCACAGGCCAATGATTTCGTAGCAAAATGTACAGCTTCTTTATATTTTTTCTGCTCCTGTAACAGCAATCCGATGTTGTACAAAGCCAGAGAAGCCCCGAATTTATTCTGAATTTCTTCATACAAAGCCAATGATTTTTGATAATATTCATTCGCCAGAATAAAATTCCTCTGCTCTGCATAATAATCTCCCAAATAATTATTGAGTAAGGCAGAGCCTCGTTTGTTTTCATTTTTCTTAAATCCTTTTTGAGCTTTTTGGTAATACTGAATTGCATTTTGATATTCGCCGATTTCGAAATAAATAACGCCAATATTAGTCAATGTCATAGGCGCATTTTTCTCCCCTAAAATGATTTGTATCTGATGAGCTTCTTTAAGATATTGTAATGCTTTAAGATACTTTTTCTGTGATTTGTAAAGAATTCCAATATTATTCAGGGTTTTAGAAATACCTTCCTTTTCGTCAATCTGCTGATATAATTTTAGGCCTTCTTCATAATTTTTTAGTGATGAAGTATAATCGCCCTGCTCTGAATACACAACTCCTGAACTTGCATAGGCACGTGCCAGACCACTTTTTATTCTGTTTTTATTCCTTTCTTTTTGTAATGCCGTTTCAAATTCTGATTGTGCATCTTTAAAGAATTTCAATGCATCAGAATAATTCCCAAGTATAATAGAAGCATTTCCCTTGTTTAAATAAGCTGTTGCAAGTCCAAAATGATATTCGTTTTTTAAACTAATAACAATTGCTTTCTGAGCATAGGAAAAAGTCAAATCAGGGTCGATTTCTTTATATAAATCAGCTATTTTATTGTACCGATCAGCTTTTAGAGTATCAATTTTAGTATTCTCAACAAATCTTTTTAAACTATCTAGCTGAACATGTTGCGCATGTAATATTTCGCAGAAATGAAAGACGAAAAAGAAAATTATAAGATGTAATTTTAGATTCACTTTTGCTTGTTCTTGTTTGTTGTCTGACAAATGTATAATATGTTTCTAACTATCATACTACCAATTATTATTTACAAGGTTCTGATTATTATTTGATTCTTTTGACTTATTGTGAAAGCATTAAAACTATTATATAAATGATTAATGATTTATCTCTACAAAAGAAAATTTCAGGTATTATCAATTTTGCTATAAAACTTACAAATTATACAAAATCATTATTCGTAATCTTTCTTTGATTAAAAAAAAACACATACTTTTACCGCCGAAAATAACCGAATTATACTACATGAAGAAACTCTACTTCTTAACATTATTTTTTCTTTTAATCATTTCTACTGCTGCCTATAGTTATAATTGCAACGATAGAAATAATTTTACGAATAAAGATTACAGCAATTTTATAGCGCCGAGCGTCGATTTTAATTTTACTAATGATGGTGCCTGTTCCGGAACTCCTGTCACATTTACCCCTATAGTAAACGGGAACGCTCCCTTTTCTTACAAATGGGATTTTGGAGACGGAACTAGTTCAACAGAAATGAATCCAAGTCATAACTTTACAGCAGTTGGCTGTGGAACTCAAAATTTCAGTGTAAAACTAACTGTTACAGATGCCAGTGGGGAAACTTCTATTACAAAAACTGTTTCTGTAAAACAAAAACCCGATTTAAAATTTACCGACCTGAATGCCCCGGGTTCTAATAAACCTTTTGAAAGATGCGGGGACAATAATTCAAATCCAAAATATACTATTAATGTTGGAAACAGTTCAGCTTCTGCTTCATGTATAACATCTTATAATGTTAACTGGGGAGACGGAAGTACGGAAACAAATGTCACTTTCCCAAAAAGCCATGAATACCAGAAATTAGGTTCTTATAATATGGTAATTACGGCCGTTGGAAGCTGTAATAATTCTGTCACTTATGTAGTTAAAAATTCTAACAATCCCATTGGTTCCCTTATTGCTCCTGGAAACACTACCAATTTATGTGTTCCGGTTGACCCAATGGATTTTGCAATTGGTTCCTGGGCACTTAACCCTTCAGATACCAGGTATGTAGTTGACTATGGCGATGGCACAACTCAAAGTTATACTCAGGCACAACTTGAAAATTCTGTTTATTATAACAGATTCAATCCTCAGGCTTCACAAAATTTCCCTATTCCTCATAAGTTTACAAGAGCGAATTGTCCAACAGGAAATACCGTAATCTTAACTATTACAACTTCTTGCGGAAGTACTTATCTTACTGCCGGACCTATTATTATTTTGGATGTACCGGTAATCAGTTTTAGCATTCCGTCTGTTGCATGTGTAAATTCAAGTGTACGCTTCAATAATTCAACGTATGCCGGTTATACTAATGGCTGTAGTACTGTAAATGTTTATACCTGGGATTTTGGAGACGGAACAACTTCCAGAGAGGTTAATCCATATCATTCCTATGCAGCACCTGGAACTTATAAAGTTACACTCAAAGCTACAACCCCATGTGGCGTCGGATTAGATGTTGCTCCACAATATATATGTGTGGAACCTGTATTACAGCCACAATTTACTTTTGGTAATGCCTGTGCTTCAGAAACGGTTCAGATAACCAATACTACTGATACAAATTTAAGCTGTGGTGTTTCAAGTTTCTTTTGGGATGTGACTGGTTATTCTCCGGCGTATTGTGGTAAAGAAACTTCACCGGGATCAGGAAGAGGTCAATGGAATTTTGCAAACGGAACTTATTCCTCTTCTAAAGATCCTGCTTTTAATTTTACAACACCAGGAATTTATTATCTAAGACTTAGAACCTGGAATTCGTGTGGAATAGAGCGTGAAACCACTCAGGCAATCCATGTAAAAAAGAAGCCTGTTATTTCCTTGAAACCAATTTCAGATTTTTGTAAATCGGCAACAATCTACCCGGAAGGATTAGTAGAAGAAACCTGTTCCCCTCCTTCAGAAATCACTTATTTGTGGAGTTTCCCGGGCGGTACACCGTCAACTTCTACATTACCTAATCCTGGGGCTATTAATTATACTAAAACAGGAAATTATGTCGCTACATTTAGCGTTACAAACAGTTGTGGTACCTCAACAGTATCAAGAAATTTTTCTGTTGACATGGTTCTTTCTCCTGTTATAACTCCTAAAACAGCAAAGATATGCAGCGGCAATACTTTTCAGGTTATACCTTTCAGCAACGGAACAACAGATAATGTCCCTTCAGGAACTACTTATGTATGGTCTAATCCTGTAGTTTCTCCGCCGGGTGCTATAAGCGGTGCCAGTGCACAATCAAGCCCAAGAACAAGTATTAGTCAGACATTAATAAATAATACTGCCAGTCCTGCAACGGTAACCTATACTGTATCTCCAATATCAACTTCATGTCCCGGACCTGATTTTACGGTTACCGTCACCGTAGAACCAACAATAAAAGTTACTCAGACTATAAAAAATGTCACTTGTTATGGATTGAGTGATGGTTCAATCAGCTTAAATATAAGTGGAGGAACACCCCATACAACAGGAAAACCCTATATTATATCCTGGACAGGTCCTAATAATTTTAAAAGTTTTGATGAGAATATTTCTAATTTAAAAATGGGTACCTATTATTTATCGATTACAGATAATGGAGGTTGTCCTATTAATACTTCATATTACGTATCAGAGCCTGGAGAATTTAGGATTACAGGCGAAAGTAAAAACGACATTACGTGTTTTGGATTAAAAAACGGAACCATTAATACCTCTGTAACCGGCGGAACACCACCTTATAATTTTGTCTGGACAAAAGATGGGGCTCCATATGCTGTTAATTCCGGAAACCTAAACAATTTAGAAAAAGGGGTTTATCAGGTAAAAATAACAGAAGCTAACAATTGCAACATTCTTACAGGAACCAGTTTTACCATTATTGAACCTCCATTATTAGAAGTAAAATGGGAAAGCCAGGTTGATGTTTTATGCTACGGATATAATACCGGTGAAATTAATGTTAGTTCATCAGGAGGAAGATTACCCCATCGTTATAGCTGGACAGGACCAAACGGATTTAGGAGTAATCTTCAAAATTTAAAAAACCTTTATGCCGGCATATATAATTTAACGGTTACGGATAATTCAGGTTGTACTGTTTCTCTAAAAGTAGAAATACTTCAAAACCCGGAAATAAAATTAAATTACTCTGTCACTCATTTAACTTGTTTCAGCGTGAGGGATGGAGTTATAAAAATTAATTCTATCACAGGAGGAGTACCTTTTGCAACCGGCGATCCGTATATTATAAAATGGAGTAATTTAGGAACGGGTATGGAACAGTCTAATTTATCTGCAGGAAACTATTTAATTACCATTACTGATGCCTTGGGATGTCCGAAAGATTTTCCTATAACGGTTAACAATGCGCCGGTATTTATGATCAATCCTGATTTTCAAAATATTTCGTGCCATGGGGCAAATGATGCACACATCCGACTTAATCTTGTTGGCGGGCAGGCACCACTTAAACTGGAATGGAGTGATGGTTCTACAGCTGGGATTGAGCGAAACAACTTAGGCCCGGGAGTCTATAAAGTAAAAATTACCGATGCCAAATTATGTTTTATAGAAGCCGAATATAGAGTTATTGATCCGCTTGAGCTGGAAATAAGAGGAGATGTTTCAAATCCGCTTGACTGTGATAAAGCAAATACTGGTGTTATTGACCTTGTTGTTACCGGAGGTACTGCACCTTATACTTATGCCTGGTCTAATGGGGCACGAACTGAAGATTTAAGCCAGCTTACTCCTGACAACTATACTGTTACGGTAACAGACTCAAGAGGCTGTAAAAAATCAGATACCTTTAAAATTATCCGATTCGAACAACTTACACCCACAATCGAAGTGTTAACTGATTTTAATTGCGAGACCCGATTTGTAGATCAGACATTTGTAGGACACGTTAAAGGAGGTATTCCGCCTTATACTTTAAAATGGTCAGACGGAGTTGTTTCTGGTACTAATGGCGAAATAATGAAAACCGATAATAAAGGGTTAATCATTTTTACAGTTACCGATAGTTTTGGCTGTACTGCCGATGTAAATCATAATGTCAAAAAACCTGTTTTAGGTGTCGCAAATTTCTCTACAAGCTCTTACGGAAAAGAGATGTTTGATCTTTATTCTATTTACGATCCGGTTAAATTTACAAATCAGGCCACAGGGGATTTCACAAGTACATCATGGGATTTTGGAGACGGTAATTTTTCAACAGAAACAAGTCCGGAACACATTTATACCAGAGAAGGGACCTATACCATCAAACAAGTTGTGAACTATCCTTTCGGATGCCAGTATTCTTATGAAACCAGTATTCTTGTAGAAAAAGGATATAAGCTCGTTATGCCGAACGCTTTTACGCCGAATAATGACGGAATCAACGATTCATTTGCACCTGTATTTCAGGGACTCAACAATGTAACCCTTGATATTTATGATACTTGGGGAGGTATTATTTATACAGAAAGCGGAGTAAACATTCATGGCTGGAGAGGAAAAATTAAGGATCTGGACGCTGAAAACGGTAATTACTATTACAGGATAACGGCCAAAACGTTCTACAACCACACTATAACAGAAAAAGGATCATTAACATTAATTAAATAAAAGCAACAGATTAAAATGAGATTAAGATTATTATTTGTTATACTGATAACATGTTGTTTTTATACCAAAACAAGAGCACAGGATCCAATTTTTACACAATATTTTTTAGTTCCCGAAACCCTAAATGCTGGTTTCACCGGTTTTATGGAAACTACTTACGCCGGAATTATACATCGCGAACAATGGCCTGAATTAGACCTAAGTGTCGATACTGATTATGCTTTTGTAAATACCTGGAGTGACAAACTTAACAGTGGAATCGGCTTAAACATTTTAAACCAGAGAGAAAATGCTTCCAAATATAATTTTACACAAATCAATGCCAATTATGCATACAGGGTAAGAATAAATGATACATGGACTTTCAGACCTGGTATTGAAGCTGGTTTTGGTTTAAAATCATTTGCCTTTGGAAATTTACTATTGGAAGATCAGATCAATATAGGCGGTTCAAACAATGCAACTTCTATCGATCCTCTGCTAGCTAATGACAGGGTTACTTTTTTTGATGTGTCTGCCGGAATGGTTTTCAATACAGATGATCTTTGGATCGGTCTTTCGATGAAACACCTCAACCGACCAAATATTGCCCTGAGTGCAAACGGAAACCTGCCATTAAATACCTTTTTCTCGCTAAGCAGCGGATATGAATTTCTGGTAGCAGATTATATTGATGTATTGTTTTTTCCGTATGAAACTAAAATGTTTTTTACTTCAAACTACATGCAGCAAGGAAGATATAACCGATTTGATTTAGGCGCTTCTATCTTATTCGAAAAAATGTTTTTTGGAACAACATTCGTTACAAATCCTGCTAAAAACGGAATGAACAATGAATTACTAACCTCAGTCAATTTTTTCACAGGATTGCAATACGAACATTTACGATTAGGACTTTCATATGATCTTAATACTACCAAAATAGGAAGAACCGGAGGCGTTTATGAACTTTCATTAACCTATCAGTTTGATTTGTCACGTAAATGTTTCGGATGCCCGAATTATGGGGATAACTAAATTATTTTTGATCTACAAAATAGCCAGAAAAGAATTAAATCCAATTATTAAAAAATCAAAAAGCCTCCCGACAATTCAGGAGGCTTTTGATTTTTATATTCTGTTATTTGTTTTTAAGAAAAGACTTTTCCTCTTCTATTAATGATTGTCCCATTTTTCTTTTGGCAGCTCCGAATATAATTCGATTAAATTATGTTCAGGATCTCTAAAATGTACTACTCTAATTCCCCAAGCTGGCATATCTTTAGGTTCAGTTAAAAACTTCACTCCTTTACTTTGTAATAAAATATAAGTTGCATCAACACTCTCCACTTCTATGATGATAGCCATTTTGTCCTGAAAAGTTTCATTTTTTTCCGCTTTTTCATTGATGGCAAGACTCATTAGTTCTGCCTTAAACAAAGCAAGGCCTGAGGGGATACCGATATTAAAACTGGCAAAATTATCACCTGGTTTTCCCCACGTACATTCTAAGCCAAGAATATCATTGTAAAAAGTAAAACAATTATCAAAGTCATTTACTAAAAGTCTAATATTGCTAAATTTCATTTTGCTTATTTTATTTATTTATAAATGCAAAACTACTTTTCACTTATCGTTGTCAATTGTAAAAATCGGTCGTTTTTATTCTCAAACAATTCAGTTGGCTTATTCCCTGTTACTTTTTTCAGGTCTTTTATAAAATGTGACTGATCAAAATAATTATGTTCAGGGTAAAGCTGTCCCTTCTTGATATGTTTGTAAGAAGCATAACATTTTAAAATTTTACAATAGGACTTTAGAGAAATACCAAATCTGCTTTTAAAATAGCGATTAATTTGCCGACTCGTCCAAAAAACCTGTTTTGAATAATCTTCAACTGTCAGTTCACCATTTGTTTGATACAATAGAGAGAAAAGCTTTTGCTTTCTACTATCAATTTCTTTTTGACCATTTAAAATCGAAAGCATTCTTTTATCCAATTTGTCTGTTACACTTTCCAAATCTTCAAATGAAGTTTTATCTAATTCCCAAAAACTGCTTTCTTTTATTTCTTCACTATCACAAAATGATGCAACACTTTGCTGTATAATATAATCAGCCGCCAATAGCTTAAAACGGATTCCGAAAAGCTGAACATTGGGATCAATGGATATTTCTACTTGTTTTGTCCACAATCCGGTTAATGAAATTTCTTCCTGCTGCTGGTTATTAAATGAAACAATTAAATCAAAACAGCCGTCCGGCAGAATAGTAAAATCAAGTTGCTGATCTGTTGAATTATCAAACCACCAATAGTTCTTAACAAAATCACTTAGCACTACATCGGGCTGAAATTCTTTATAAATCATTTATTTTTTTGTCTGTTAGTTTACAAGATCCTTCTTTCACGTACTTATCAATAATATATTTTGTTACGGGTCTTAATGGTTTTTTATTATTTTCAGGATGCATTCCGTGTGTGTTAAAAAATTCTATCCCATCTCCTACTTTAGCATACCATATAACAGCTTCTCCGTTTTTAAAAAAAGTAGTGGTATCACACACCTTAATTTTTCGAAGGTTAATTATTCTTTCATCAAAAGGTTCGACTACATTGTAGGTTCCTATTCCCTGTATTTCTAAATCACAGCTTACTTCTTCATAATGATCTCCTGACCATTGCATGCATTCGTTTTTTTGTGTGAAGTAATAATAAGCTAAAAGTCCTAGAAAAGAAAGTATTCCCATCCCAACCCATTTATTCCGTTTTATCCAATCACCCTTTTCTTGGCCTGGATCACCTTCAATGCCCAAAAATAATTCTACTGGCTTAAGAACTTGTGTTATTTTAACTTCTTTTAAAATATTTTCTTCTTTTGGAATTCCATGATCGATGATTAATTTCTCTTCTTCATTAAATAGTGCTGTTTTATCTAAATTTTCTTCTTCCAATAAATTACTCTCCTCACTTAATTTTTCTATTTGAATTGAATCTTCATTTTTAACTTCGCTTTCAATTTGAAACTCTTGAGCAGTTTCTATTTCATACATCAAATCATTTTCTTCTTCCGTATTTTTCTGACCATTGGTATAATGCTTTTTAAACTTCGCAAAAGGTCTAAATTCAAAATCAACTAAAACTGCCGCAAAATTTATAGTATCAATTTTTGCTGGTTTCGTTTCTCCTTTAAAAAACCTTCCAACTTTTTTAAATTTATCAGTATAAGTAGTTGAAGTATCTTCATTATTTGAATCAAATTTAAATTTAAAAAAATCACTGTATGCATTTAAATCATCTGTGTTTTCATTTGATTTAAAAATCTTCCAACACAAATCCCTCAAGTTAGCTTGAGACGGATTATTCAAATAATTAGAATAAATCC
The Flavobacterium flavigenum genome window above contains:
- a CDS encoding PorP/SprF family type IX secretion system membrane protein; translated protein: MRLRLLFVILITCCFYTKTRAQDPIFTQYFLVPETLNAGFTGFMETTYAGIIHREQWPELDLSVDTDYAFVNTWSDKLNSGIGLNILNQRENASKYNFTQINANYAYRVRINDTWTFRPGIEAGFGLKSFAFGNLLLEDQINIGGSNNATSIDPLLANDRVTFFDVSAGMVFNTDDLWIGLSMKHLNRPNIALSANGNLPLNTFFSLSSGYEFLVADYIDVLFFPYETKMFFTSNYMQQGRYNRFDLGASILFEKMFFGTTFVTNPAKNGMNNELLTSVNFFTGLQYEHLRLGLSYDLNTTKIGRTGGVYELSLTYQFDLSRKCFGCPNYGDN
- a CDS encoding tetratricopeptide repeat-containing sensor histidine kinase, with translation MSDNKQEQAKVNLKLHLIIFFFVFHFCEILHAQHVQLDSLKRFVENTKIDTLKADRYNKIADLYKEIDPDLTFSYAQKAIVISLKNEYHFGLATAYLNKGNASIILGNYSDALKFFKDAQSEFETALQKERNKNRIKSGLARAYASSGVVYSEQGDYTSSLKNYEEGLKLYQQIDEKEGISKTLNNIGILYKSQKKYLKALQYLKEAHQIQIILGEKNAPMTLTNIGVIYFEIGEYQNAIQYYQKAQKGFKKNENKRGSALLNNYLGDYYAEQRNFILANEYYQKSLALYEEIQNKFGASLALYNIGLLLQEQKKYKEAVHFATKSLACAREIGVLDQTYHTEELLSELYESLKEPEAALTHYKKSIIARDSIINQETSKKFAMAEMNYEYKKKEALLSEKHKREFQLIVFSVLGGILLIVLGCVIYNRMQVKRQLTLKKELAEYEQKALHLQMNPHFVFNCLSSISSFIVQNGTDSALKYLSKFSKLMRLTLEYSKGSLIPIDKEIESLQNYLELEQLRFENKFEFEINSTENVEFNVGLPPLLIQPFVENAILHGLVPKQGKGKINVDFDVQNEQLICTITDDGIGLSESKLLKENSVTAHQSMALNITKKRLKIMESITSKSARIEILELNSKNQTGTKAILYLPVQYIS
- a CDS encoding PKD domain-containing protein; its protein translation is MKKLYFLTLFFLLIISTAAYSYNCNDRNNFTNKDYSNFIAPSVDFNFTNDGACSGTPVTFTPIVNGNAPFSYKWDFGDGTSSTEMNPSHNFTAVGCGTQNFSVKLTVTDASGETSITKTVSVKQKPDLKFTDLNAPGSNKPFERCGDNNSNPKYTINVGNSSASASCITSYNVNWGDGSTETNVTFPKSHEYQKLGSYNMVITAVGSCNNSVTYVVKNSNNPIGSLIAPGNTTNLCVPVDPMDFAIGSWALNPSDTRYVVDYGDGTTQSYTQAQLENSVYYNRFNPQASQNFPIPHKFTRANCPTGNTVILTITTSCGSTYLTAGPIIILDVPVISFSIPSVACVNSSVRFNNSTYAGYTNGCSTVNVYTWDFGDGTTSREVNPYHSYAAPGTYKVTLKATTPCGVGLDVAPQYICVEPVLQPQFTFGNACASETVQITNTTDTNLSCGVSSFFWDVTGYSPAYCGKETSPGSGRGQWNFANGTYSSSKDPAFNFTTPGIYYLRLRTWNSCGIERETTQAIHVKKKPVISLKPISDFCKSATIYPEGLVEETCSPPSEITYLWSFPGGTPSTSTLPNPGAINYTKTGNYVATFSVTNSCGTSTVSRNFSVDMVLSPVITPKTAKICSGNTFQVIPFSNGTTDNVPSGTTYVWSNPVVSPPGAISGASAQSSPRTSISQTLINNTASPATVTYTVSPISTSCPGPDFTVTVTVEPTIKVTQTIKNVTCYGLSDGSISLNISGGTPHTTGKPYIISWTGPNNFKSFDENISNLKMGTYYLSITDNGGCPINTSYYVSEPGEFRITGESKNDITCFGLKNGTINTSVTGGTPPYNFVWTKDGAPYAVNSGNLNNLEKGVYQVKITEANNCNILTGTSFTIIEPPLLEVKWESQVDVLCYGYNTGEINVSSSGGRLPHRYSWTGPNGFRSNLQNLKNLYAGIYNLTVTDNSGCTVSLKVEILQNPEIKLNYSVTHLTCFSVRDGVIKINSITGGVPFATGDPYIIKWSNLGTGMEQSNLSAGNYLITITDALGCPKDFPITVNNAPVFMINPDFQNISCHGANDAHIRLNLVGGQAPLKLEWSDGSTAGIERNNLGPGVYKVKITDAKLCFIEAEYRVIDPLELEIRGDVSNPLDCDKANTGVIDLVVTGGTAPYTYAWSNGARTEDLSQLTPDNYTVTVTDSRGCKKSDTFKIIRFEQLTPTIEVLTDFNCETRFVDQTFVGHVKGGIPPYTLKWSDGVVSGTNGEIMKTDNKGLIIFTVTDSFGCTADVNHNVKKPVLGVANFSTSSYGKEMFDLYSIYDPVKFTNQATGDFTSTSWDFGDGNFSTETSPEHIYTREGTYTIKQVVNYPFGCQYSYETSILVEKGYKLVMPNAFTPNNDGINDSFAPVFQGLNNVTLDIYDTWGGIIYTESGVNIHGWRGKIKDLDAENGNYYYRITAKTFYNHTITEKGSLTLIK
- a CDS encoding DUF6597 domain-containing transcriptional factor, translated to MIYKEFQPDVVLSDFVKNYWWFDNSTDQQLDFTILPDGCFDLIVSFNNQQQEEISLTGLWTKQVEISIDPNVQLFGIRFKLLAADYIIQQSVASFCDSEEIKESSFWELDKTSFEDLESVTDKLDKRMLSILNGQKEIDSRKQKLFSLLYQTNGELTVEDYSKQVFWTSRQINRYFKSRFGISLKSYCKILKCYASYKHIKKGQLYPEHNYFDQSHFIKDLKKVTGNKPTELFENKNDRFLQLTTISEK
- a CDS encoding VOC family protein; this translates as MKFSNIRLLVNDFDNCFTFYNDILGLECTWGKPGDNFASFNIGIPSGLALFKAELMSLAINEKAEKNETFQDKMAIIIEVESVDATYILLQSKGVKFLTEPKDMPAWGIRVVHFRDPEHNLIELYSELPKEKWDNH
- a CDS encoding LytR/AlgR family response regulator transcription factor, translated to MITALLIDDDKHLRTGLKALLERYTNDIFIIGEAESVKTGIAAIEKLRPQVIFLDIHLTDGTGFDILENLSKVNGKLKAHVVFITAHEQYALKAFKFSALDFILKPVDPEELQDTIVKIKEAAGKKNSFENIDLLLENIRKKVDNFKRIALSTSDGIHLFEVADIIRCEAKANYTEFFIKNHKPVLISKTLKEYEELLTEHGFERIHQSHLINLSYLKSYIKSDGGYVIMADNSNIPIAQSKKEKLQELIKSL